A window of the Luteitalea sp. genome harbors these coding sequences:
- a CDS encoding protein kinase yields the protein MSGLPSRIGKYTVHERLGRGGMAEVYLAHDAKLDRLVALKLLREFDHEELLKRFEREARAIARLAHPNIVTIYELGDHDGRPFIAMEYVAGESLAELTRRRAILPLGYRLKLLEDLCAGLACAHRAGIVHRDVKPANLMVDNQSVLKVLDFGIVRMAGPGLTQMGTLVGTVNYMSPEQVSADALDHRSDIFSVGAVFYEILSYRQAFSGTFVEVISKIMHAEPVPISELCVDLDAELVTMVSRCLAKTPGARYQDLLTLRADIERARHRLEGEGRDAALDATYEATIIVPTPTPSRPRKLGPQPDNAEEAGREVDTWLQQAAEHLSAGQLAMASDLIGRATLRAPNLPQALALRRELERAAIDQERAEQRNRAVRASLQRAHAKLEDGAHESALRAIAEALVLDAQSSEALELRARVEAAITAGRRRAQALRAAEEAVRQARERFAKGDVSGALGDLEAYAPPHVVVTQALQELRAEVAQRERRHEEQALQRREEDHREREQRISAVLAATREAIRGQRFDEAVALIDQAPEDEAHASAVEALRRAASSGAERLRVARDAVARARALANQGQLVAALGVLDENGLDHPLVSHARRDIRRARTRQKRTERWEALRSRGVGSRRAVGYYVRERMIAPARRTAAVAGAYTRSGRGRAAAVVRNTQRQPGRQAGLQTRRLLQDRRSLVVVGALVLIAVAAIMVVRWPHAAQSVLPTAARSTTSRAPAETSSDTVEPPAASSTVPPDVAPVPDRPTTEREAARLEDEREASTKPPASKPRPRASESARDRQTKTASGVGEPRERDGNGSVSPPSDRERDTTAKTDDTPRKGTEKPSPSRDASSAGTERASRASKPGTMQTTERAAIRRVLNAYEEAYSSLSEAKIRALQPGFEGFPQTYGTLLRSVTLTILNPSIEIAPDGQSATVKCFLRYDYVWKRGGLPPTGSLNVTWRLKKAGESWVIVD from the coding sequence ATGTCCGGCCTCCCCTCCAGGATCGGCAAGTATACCGTGCACGAGCGGCTGGGTCGCGGCGGGATGGCGGAGGTGTACCTCGCCCACGACGCCAAGCTCGACCGGCTCGTCGCCCTGAAACTGCTGCGGGAATTCGATCACGAGGAGCTCCTGAAGCGCTTCGAGCGAGAGGCGCGCGCGATCGCGCGCTTGGCCCATCCAAATATCGTCACCATTTACGAGCTCGGCGACCACGACGGGCGGCCGTTCATTGCCATGGAATACGTCGCCGGCGAATCGCTGGCCGAGCTCACGCGCCGACGCGCGATCCTTCCACTCGGCTATCGCCTCAAGCTTCTCGAGGACCTCTGCGCCGGTCTTGCGTGCGCCCATCGTGCCGGCATCGTGCACCGCGATGTGAAACCGGCCAACCTCATGGTCGATAACCAGAGCGTGCTCAAGGTGCTCGACTTCGGCATCGTTCGCATGGCGGGGCCCGGTCTGACGCAGATGGGGACGCTCGTGGGCACGGTGAATTACATGTCGCCGGAGCAGGTGTCCGCCGATGCCCTCGACCATCGCAGCGACATCTTTTCGGTAGGTGCGGTCTTCTACGAGATCCTCTCCTACCGACAGGCGTTCAGCGGCACGTTCGTGGAGGTGATCTCCAAGATCATGCACGCCGAGCCGGTACCGATCTCGGAGCTCTGTGTTGATTTGGACGCGGAGCTCGTCACGATGGTCTCGCGTTGTCTGGCCAAGACGCCAGGCGCACGGTATCAGGACCTGCTCACGTTGCGCGCCGATATCGAGCGTGCGCGCCACCGGCTCGAAGGCGAAGGGAGAGACGCGGCGCTCGACGCGACCTACGAGGCGACCATCATCGTCCCGACGCCGACACCGAGCAGACCGCGAAAGCTCGGCCCGCAGCCTGATAACGCCGAGGAGGCCGGGCGCGAGGTCGACACATGGCTCCAACAAGCGGCTGAGCACCTCAGCGCTGGCCAGCTCGCGATGGCCTCCGATTTGATTGGGCGCGCCACGTTGCGCGCCCCGAACCTTCCGCAAGCGTTGGCACTCAGACGCGAGCTCGAGCGCGCGGCAATCGACCAGGAGCGCGCGGAGCAGCGGAATCGTGCCGTGCGGGCATCGCTGCAGCGCGCGCATGCAAAGCTGGAAGACGGTGCCCACGAGTCTGCGTTGAGAGCCATCGCCGAGGCGCTCGTGCTGGACGCCCAGAGCTCCGAAGCGCTCGAGCTCCGGGCACGCGTAGAAGCAGCCATTACTGCCGGGCGGAGACGAGCCCAGGCGCTCCGAGCAGCCGAGGAGGCCGTGAGGCAGGCGCGGGAGCGCTTTGCCAAGGGGGACGTCTCCGGAGCACTTGGCGACCTCGAAGCGTACGCGCCCCCACACGTGGTGGTCACGCAGGCGCTTCAAGAGCTCAGGGCGGAGGTCGCGCAGCGAGAACGGCGTCACGAGGAACAGGCGCTGCAACGACGCGAGGAAGACCACCGAGAGCGCGAGCAGCGTATCTCTGCTGTGCTGGCTGCCACACGAGAAGCCATCCGGGGTCAACGTTTCGACGAAGCCGTGGCGCTGATCGACCAGGCGCCAGAAGACGAGGCGCACGCCTCGGCCGTGGAGGCGCTCCGACGCGCCGCCTCGTCTGGGGCCGAGCGCCTCCGCGTGGCACGGGACGCCGTCGCACGGGCGCGTGCGTTGGCCAACCAAGGGCAGTTGGTTGCTGCGCTCGGCGTGCTGGATGAGAACGGCTTGGACCATCCCCTTGTCTCACACGCACGCCGCGACATTCGACGGGCACGGACGCGCCAGAAGCGGACAGAGCGATGGGAGGCCTTGCGCAGCCGCGGTGTCGGAAGCAGGCGTGCTGTCGGTTACTACGTCAGAGAGCGCATGATCGCCCCTGCGAGGCGCACCGCGGCGGTCGCCGGTGCATACACGCGCAGCGGAAGAGGTCGGGCTGCGGCAGTCGTGCGCAACACACAGCGCCAGCCTGGGCGGCAGGCTGGGCTGCAGACACGCCGCCTTCTGCAAGATCGACGGAGCTTGGTAGTCGTCGGCGCATTGGTCCTGATCGCCGTGGCGGCAATCATGGTGGTTCGCTGGCCTCACGCCGCCCAGTCGGTGCTCCCGACAGCCGCACGGTCGACGACGAGCCGTGCGCCCGCGGAAACGTCGTCGGACACGGTAGAACCGCCGGCGGCGTCATCGACTGTGCCGCCTGACGTCGCTCCGGTGCCAGACCGCCCCACGACTGAGCGCGAGGCGGCACGGCTCGAGGACGAGCGTGAAGCCTCGACGAAGCCGCCAGCCAGTAAACCAAGGCCGCGCGCTTCGGAGAGCGCCCGCGACCGCCAGACGAAAACAGCCTCTGGGGTCGGGGAACCCAGAGAAAGAGACGGTAACGGTTCGGTCTCGCCTCCCTCGGACCGCGAACGCGACACGACCGCTAAGACCGATGACACTCCACGCAAGGGCACGGAGAAGCCCTCCCCCTCACGGGACGCATCGTCGGCTGGTACCGAGCGCGCTTCCCGCGCGTCCAAGCCCGGCACCATGCAGACTACTGAGCGCGCCGCAATTCGTCGCGTGCTGAACGCGTACGAGGAGGCCTACAGCAGCCTGAGCGAAGCCAAGATCCGTGCGCTCCAGCCCGGGTTCGAAGGATTTCCCCAGACCTATGGCACCCTGCTGCGATCGGTCACGCTCACGATTCTCAATCCCTCCATCGAGATTGCTCCAGACGGTCAGAGCGCCACGGTCAAGTGCTTCTTACGCTACGACTACGTCTGGAAGCGCGGAGGCCTGCCGCCCACGGGCTCTCTCAACGTGACCTGGCGCTTGAAGAAGGCCGGGGAATCGTGGGTCATCGTCGACTAG
- a CDS encoding FHA domain-containing protein has translation MEHEDLDVDVSALTALIELRKQEELLDSYCRRADELKGRVDAAVFDRVTNDYSTRRRALEEQAAPLKVRASTEYRKLRLLYARVQRTHDAAKLDKEEVEFRHAIGEIDDAALAERVGEPDEILAKCASEMAALDEQEALFRDACPELPVGEEAIQELPLPESASSSDEEGMGGTPIDGEPAEAESDLTREVPNALHLVDGGSAVPVDGTAETPVPDTIDGASLESSEANEQTFIVPKAMLLSDEDEGKSINYPLGAVNYIGRSPDNQLQLSRPGVSRRHAVIMATATGAYTIRDLNSQNGTYINGERIKEGPLEDGDRISIGQVDLAFRTTVDEARPQS, from the coding sequence ATGGAGCACGAAGACCTGGATGTGGACGTCTCGGCCCTCACGGCGCTCATCGAGCTGAGGAAGCAGGAAGAGCTCCTCGATTCATACTGCCGCCGAGCCGACGAGCTCAAGGGCCGGGTCGATGCCGCGGTGTTCGATCGCGTGACCAATGACTACAGCACCCGCCGACGCGCACTCGAGGAGCAGGCAGCTCCGCTAAAGGTGCGCGCAAGCACCGAGTATCGCAAGCTACGGCTCCTCTACGCGCGGGTGCAGCGCACACACGATGCCGCCAAGCTCGATAAGGAAGAGGTCGAGTTTCGCCATGCGATTGGCGAGATCGACGATGCCGCCCTCGCCGAGCGCGTCGGCGAACCGGACGAGATCTTGGCGAAGTGTGCGAGCGAGATGGCGGCCCTCGACGAGCAGGAAGCGCTCTTTCGTGACGCCTGTCCCGAGCTGCCGGTTGGCGAGGAGGCGATCCAGGAGCTCCCATTACCGGAGTCTGCGTCATCCTCAGACGAAGAGGGTATGGGGGGGACACCCATCGATGGAGAGCCGGCGGAGGCAGAGAGTGACCTGACGCGTGAGGTGCCGAACGCCCTCCATCTGGTGGACGGCGGTTCCGCAGTACCAGTGGACGGGACGGCTGAAACGCCGGTACCAGACACCATCGACGGCGCATCCCTGGAATCGAGCGAAGCCAACGAGCAGACCTTCATCGTTCCCAAAGCGATGCTGCTGAGCGACGAGGACGAGGGGAAGTCGATCAACTATCCGCTGGGAGCTGTGAATTACATCGGTCGGTCCCCGGACAATCAGCTCCAGCTTTCGCGTCCAGGCGTCTCCCGCCGCCATGCCGTGATCATGGCCACGGCCACGGGTGCTTATACGATACGCGACCTCAACTCTCAGAACGGCACCTACATCAACGGGGAGCGCATCAAGGAAGGGCCGCTCGAGGACGGTGATCGCATCTCGATTGGACAAGTGGATTTGGCGTTTCGAACGACTGTCGACGAGGCCCGTCCGCAGAGCTGA
- a CDS encoding STAS domain-containing protein: MEVKVDRQDELVTVALLGTVDGRAAVELERILLETARDGVRFLVIDFSAVRLFEGAGIRVLIMLRRKLDAAQGMLILCALPPHVHDVLDVAGLAGQFTIVPTGADALACLPTAAPEDSEQRALAHRVVRLLTIGESLPDPGLTPSADRRTSSTTLAHHVADLLSDALDRESSLPRPDL, from the coding sequence ATGGAGGTCAAGGTCGATCGGCAGGACGAGTTGGTGACGGTCGCCTTGCTTGGCACCGTGGATGGTCGAGCGGCTGTCGAGCTCGAGCGGATACTGCTCGAGACTGCGCGCGATGGCGTGCGGTTCTTGGTCATCGATTTCAGTGCTGTCAGGCTGTTCGAAGGTGCCGGCATCCGTGTCCTGATCATGCTGAGGCGCAAGCTGGACGCGGCGCAAGGGATGCTCATCCTGTGCGCGCTTCCTCCTCACGTGCACGACGTGTTGGACGTGGCGGGCCTTGCGGGTCAATTCACGATTGTACCGACCGGCGCGGACGCATTGGCGTGCCTTCCGACCGCGGCGCCCGAGGATTCGGAACAAAGAGCGCTTGCCCACCGAGTGGTCCGTCTCCTCACCATTGGAGAATCACTACCCGATCCGGGGCTCACCCCGAGCGCCGATCGCCGCACGAGCTCCACCACGCTCGCCCACCACGTTGCCGATCTGCTGTCCGACGCGCTCGACCGGGAGAGCAGCCTGCCACGGCCCGATCTTTAG